A region of the Salvia splendens isolate huo1 chromosome 11, SspV2, whole genome shotgun sequence genome:
CGGATTGACCCCTATTTACTCTTGTGGTGTTTTTGTAATAGGGTGTGGTGTAAATTGTTTTTGTCACTCTAGCTTTAGAAAGATTGGTCCTCTTGTAATCAAGTAATGGCTttttgttgatatatagggatgagggacccacgaaccctccaccgtgaaggtgttttattaaaaaaaaaagctcTTCATCAGATTCTGATATAAGAATCTTTTCAAGGGATTTCTTTAATCCTTTGTCAATAGATAGActattgattttctttttcattttacaCTTATTAGCGTAATGTCCTGGTCTGTGACATTTGTAGCAGACAGGGGGTTTTCTTCCTTTGGATTTTTCTTCATCCCTAAAGGATGACTTATGAAaagattttcttttctttcttttgaaaggatttttggaagatttataAACCTTTCTCTTCTTTTCAGAGGTTTGATGGGGAAAAGTTTGTAAGCCCAATTGCTCACAGAAGTCTCCAACGACCATCTTTCCCATAACCTTTTCTTTTCGAAAttgtttatgtaattttatttcattacacaAGTTGATTCCTtcagaaataaattttttttattttatttttaaaaaacacttttacggtggagggttcgtgggcccctcatccctatatatcattGAACGACAATTTACAAACTCATGCCCAAAAGTGACATGTAAGGAATAGATCAATGTCACGACCCAATGTGACGGACACCCATCTATACCTCGTACACAATGAAACGACTATCCAAAACCTAACAACTTTGGTCTAATTTCCTGCCTATCCATTGTCGTCTTCTTCCCAGTGGATGTTCGGCACTCCAAGCCGTTCAAGGCGAACCATGGATGTTAGTAGCCTAGGAGCGGCCTCTATATTTATCTCTTGATGATGCGGCGATTCCTTTCCCAATTTAGCTAAGTACCCGGCCACCTTGTTGTCTTCCGGATGAACATAGTTGATTATGAACTTACCCTCCCTCATAATGCCTTGGATTCGTACCATTGTGTGTCGACATGCTGCCGGTCCCCAATCCCTTGACTCAATAGCTGCCCTAGCTTGATGTGAACTTGACTCTACCCAAATCAATGCGCCTCGCCTCTCGGCAAATGCCATACCTCGGTGTATGATTTCGAGCTCGGCCTCTAGCTCGGAGTGTGCACCGATCGGCGTATGGAAAGCCCCCACCATATTACCGAGATGGTCTCGGATGATCCCACCTCCACTGGCTCTGTCCGTTGTCGCatcttgtcacgaccgcccatgcaaggggtaccacaaacgcggcgatcgtgaccgacatgcatggattacaaattaaaaagaacaacttaattaatttgaagaaaggaaaacaacttagtttaaagattttaaggtcatattttttttgaaaagacataagataaaatacttttaaaaaaagacaataggaaaaattagacttaagaaatataataactaaaaactaaagtagaacaagcacttaacttaaatctcggagaataccattttcaaaagacaacgtagatgcacgtttaaatcctaacaccaccatacatgttccaacaccaaaacgaaaagcttaaggtcttaagacataaattaaaacatagtagtggataaataaggtttcaagagagtcaaggatcacgcctatgtatgacgacacaacgtatcctagggtctttagccagctcaacatccaccgcaacatcccgccaatcccaagaaactgcggatttcacttggcgttttcggcgatttccaattctgtacggcctcgaccatcgctgggtctacttgaatcccatttgccgccacaatatgaccaagaaagttcactcgagtcaaccaaaactcacacttactaaacttggcataaagtttctcccttcgcaacgtttccaacactgttcgtaGATCTGACCACGTCTACGTCTTGGGGGCATGTTGATCTAAAACACAGGTTAGCACCGTTGTGAGTACATCGTTAATAAAACATCATCGCTTTCATGCACGCGTACGATACGATAAAACACAAGTACTTAAAAGCACGTGAAAAGGGAACTTCCATAAATAACGtggaaagggaaacaaaagcATTCGTTCGAAAAAAAAGGGTACTACTTCCAACGTCTTAACAACTTAAGGGAAAAGAAACAACATCACCCATCTATCTAGTGCTAATATCCTCCTCCgagtcttcttcctcttccgggtcctcttcctcttctacgTGGTACTCATCAATCATACGGAGATCTTCTTCGTCATCCATACTATCATCCGTGTTAACATCCACGTAGTCATTTTTGAAACCCGGGACCATGCCTTCTTGTGGTACGGCTTCTCTTACTGCCGTTGGTTTAACCTCGATCACATCTTTGTCTTCCCAAAAGgtctcatcttcttctttctctgtcGATGGTGGTTGCTCGGAACGTGAGTCGATCAAGGCACACGTTAAGGCCTTTAGAAAACCTTTCATGTCGCCAGCCATCATCTGGTTTCTTGGTTCGTACCATGTGAACCGACTGGCTGTTGTTTCCATCCAAGGCTCCCAATTGTCGGGCATCAACTCAATTAGTCTTCTTATGCCCCCATAGGCCGTTGCATGGTACCCGCAGACATCTCGCCATAGGGTCTCAAAACGGGCAACAACCTCTCTCAAGGCTTTGCCTTCTTCTCTCTCATAGTGGTCGTAATCGTATATCGCTTGTCGCATTCTGGCACTATACTGACTGCTCTTAAGCGCGGTTCGTTTGGTTCGTACCATCTACGTGGAGAcgaaaattttcttttaaaacaccAAATTGTATTATTGTTTGAAAAAGTTGTTAAGTTTGTCGCGTGGTTTGAAAATTTGTTGTTGTCTTAACGTATTCATACCATCTCGATATCACATTTGGTACATACAATACATGTCTTAATTGTCATGTCAACCATACTTGTATTCCACGCAAtcatgctattacaacatcatatttacGCACATAATGCATGCTTAAATTATCTTACCGATCATGCTCATATAATCATTCCATTACGACTCATCCTTATGCatatcattcattcacatgcataaacttgtcaacgtcatatcatatcatcatccatttcatgcatctatcttgcatactttcaacaatttaaacatacctcactttcatcggttgagcgtgatgcttggatgttgagccttcgtgacacttctagtcaaataagggttcactaacttagacctaaagtgaaagaagactctcggaccagagcgaaagaacaaagctctgataccactctgtcacgaccgcccatgcaaggggtaccacaaacgcggcgatcgtgaccgacaagcatggattacaaattaaaaagaacaacttaattaatttgaagaaaggaaaacaacttagtttaaagattttaaggtcatttttttttgaaaagacataagataaaatacttttaaaaaaagacaatgggaaaaattagacttaagaaatataataactaaaaactaaagtagcacaagcacttaacttaaatctcggagaataccattttcaaaagacaacgtagatgcacgtttaaatcctaacaccaccatacatgttccaacaccaaaacgaaaagcttaagctcttaagacataaattaaaacatagcagcggataaataaggtttcaagagagtcaaggatcacgcctatgtatgacgacacaacgtatcctagggtctttagccagctcaacatccaccgcaacatcccgctcaacctgcaaaatttttaaaagaaattgcagggctgagtacttgttgtactcaatgggctcatgccgaaaacatttatcaagttatgtcatccataccagtgatctcgagttttatacgcagtaaagaaattatcacgagaacaccaaaaatgtttcatagactggccagtcaaataatctccccacttttcacatcaatccatcaatcacaatcacagtgcgacgaaagtgtggccacactattcgcccacgagaccggccgacttgcaaggacggctcacgatcccaccagtgtacacagcccgatagggtttacggccctactcggacccgaattcgtttcacaaaacagccatatagcctaacggagtaaactcatacgaactaggcatcaggcacacaatctcataacaaaacagtccatggcatgacataacagttaaaccacccttatatctccacataatattttttggaaaagtaaagaggtttgaaaagaaagcccacctcgttctcttagcaaaatcacaacccaacttagcaactctcgatcctcgagttcacgagtacccaacacccttgtcaacgacaacacaagtcagcctcacacaacattatttactatgcatgtcctatcgttttcctcaatttcccaaacccaacatacatctcaaaggtgtaaaacacacgtaacatatttcaacttatcacaagtgatttcaacatttaggcacattccttggacatacatgcatcatacaatacttttaaacttgagaaataagtgtcatttaatcaaggcagaaaactggcagaattgcgcgaccgttttgtaaaaatcactttaaattcatctgacctcaaaacatgctaaatttttgtcacgatacagaggacacattcaagttcatccatgaaaattttcatatcgaaatcacgtcatttagtcagtcatatcacatattgaactctctggtcggaacatacaatttctgacagtattgcgcagttcatttgaaaaattcaccataaattcatacgatgcccaaaaaggctgaaaatttaacacgactcagaagacacttcaaattttcatatagttcaagaatcacatcaatcggaggtcatttggtcagtcaaacagaaaacgaaacattcatggcgagaactcacgtttctggcagatttgcgcagtcaacttcaaaaatttattaaaaattcatttttcgataaaacaggctgaaattcacacgagacacagaaaacaccttgaagtttactcagtataaatttcgtagcaaaattcgttcgtttgatgggtcgaacacagatcataagtcactggtcgtgcatcacagatttctggttcaaattcgaaaatagggtttttaaacatccacaacaaaacaccgattcttcatgctcgagaACACACATTCATGCTCACACGTTCCTCattcacatatttgcatacaaacacATATCAATCACAAATTTTTCGATCCAACACCCATGATTTCAACCAacaatgaaaaaaatcaaacaagttcttacgaacacacaatttccctcccgttaaaacttgcgatctatcaaacctacactctctacatgcatgtaggactcaaaacatggttcaaaagagaaggaggaggaaaagtgtgcgaatataccttcctttgacaaaacgaatcggtagaaacgtagaatggagcgattcgtcggaggttctcgaagataacttcaacggattgcaagaacaagggttggatggaggatttttggagatgggagagtgggagagatgaagaaccgtgtgggagagggagagagtgaagtggacgaaaattttggggaatgggggctagggtttgataactttgtatttatttgctaggtttaagttcatgaatgaattaaataaataaattgtggggaattaaaatataggccaatgaataaaaatcccacaattataaagagcctaattttcgaaaattatggctgcaAATTAATAAGGGATTATTTGATacttacttggagagaaataaatgcacaatttgggaaataaaaataatgaatacaaggaaacaattaaattaaatctccaagtaggaaaattaTGGTGGGGGCCAAACTTTCAAGGACTTTGCACaagtaaattatttaaatccccaattaaatagaataggatttaaatttggtaatttcttttatggaaaaagactcccataaaataggtaacaatcaattaaattcccacaaggaaaataatagtatggggcgtgtgacatggaagggaagtagtagaaaaatattcacatccccaattaaattgacataggaatttatttgaataaagagggattccacaaattaggaaacaaataaaatactctccaaaatttattggagaGGGCAGAAAATTGCTaggctaaatagccaaggaaatatccaaactctctatttattctgggtgaagaaataaattatcacatgatttaattggattaaattcaaaggatggaagtcaataaagcaccaattaaatcaaaggaaaataatccaatctcctattggagattttcgaaactcccaaggaaaaataaaatggagttcgaatttcatgtagtacaatttaggggtcattagtttggatttaatttggattaaagtcccaaaacaattaattaaatccacaaaaagaagtactatttcaataattaggaaggccgtatatttcaatgaatcgactcgagaaagaaataaatgcatgatcttattaattatttcccttcATTGGAAAAGTATAAAACTCCAGCTCATCAatcacattaaacacgataatTCATTCCACGTAAGGTCACTTAAATCACATAGAAGCAAACGTTTCTAAAATTCCAATAACGTATCaaaagggtcacaaaagtttgggatgttacacatCGTATCTGCCCATGACGTTTAACTTGAGCCATGGAGCATCCGGGGGTTGCCATTTGATAGCCACGACCCTTCTTGTTGGTTCCTTCGGCCGAGGGTGGGAGTGTTAACCCCTCAAAATGGACATCCTTGAAGTGCTTCGCCCGTGCTCGTCCACTTTCCACCAGTTTCTGGACATATAGCCTGACTTGCCGTACCACGTTATAAGCCCTGAAGCAAACCCCATTATGTCGGCTGTTGTTCCTCTCCGCCCACAAATACCAAAGGATGATGCAAGGAAGGGTCCGAGCCATGTGGTCCTGTGTGGACCGGTTGATTCTCTTAGCCCAAGATTCGAGTCTAGATGGAATGGAGTCCGATGGCCGAAGGGGATGGCTCGCACCATCAAACCATTCATCAAAAAGTCTCCAAACCATGCTCGTCCCTTGTCCATTAATAAAAAGGTGTTGAATGGATTCCAACCCCGGCTGCCTAGGACAACATTAGCATTTAGATGCCAAGGAGATGTTCCTCCATTGTAGTTTTACGTCAACCGGTATTCTATTCGAAATAAGTCTCCACATGAAAACCGAGATAGTTGTTAAGATGCCACCGTGCCATATGTCTCCAAGAGCCGGGATACGGGGCCGCCTAGCTCTGTTAGAGTCCCATGCCGAGGACAGAGAGAAATTTCCTCCTCGAGACAAAGTCCACCTCGGGACATCGGGGCTGTCAGGGAGGATAGGGATGCTCATGATGGCCTCAGCCATGTGAGGCGGCATACCCGTTTGGTTGCATATGGTACCAACCTTAGCCCCATCCCACTGTCCATTCATCCAAAAATCCGCAACCCTTGTCGTGGGGTCACCCCTTGTGTCTAAGCACAGATCTCTGATTGGTCTATCCCCGAGCCAAATGTTGTCCCAAAACAGGGCTCGTCCATCACCAGTGATCCAACGGATGTTTGGCTGGGCCAGGGGCCAAGCGGCCGCGAGTCGTCGCCACGTCGGGCTGCTCCTACCCGAGTTCAGTCGAGCCAACGGTGATTTTGAGGCACAGTATTTGCTATACATGTGCGAGGCCCATAAGAAGTTTTGCTCTCTAAAGCGCCACCACAATTTGACGTTGAAGGCCTTTAGGACATCCTCAAATTTCCTAATCCCTAGGCCTCCTTCCGTAGTGGGGAGGCAAATCTGTTCCAAAGCAATCCAGTGTGTACGTCGTTTGCCCTCCACAGTGCCCCAGAAGAATCTTGCCAGTTGTTGCTCCAAGAGCTTAAGGGCTCCTTTTGCTGGTTCGATCGCTTGGAACACATGTATTGGGATGGCCTCGAGGGTACTCTTGATCAAGGTCAACCTGCCCCCAAATGATAGGTGTCTGTGTGCCCACCCCGAAATTCTTCTTGAAATTTTCTCTCGGAGGAAGAGAAACATGTCGGTCCTTTTGGCACCTTTGTAAATAGGTACGCCAAGATAGAGGAAGAGGAATGTACCTCTAGTAAAACCACCCTCCGTTTCCACCGTGCCCACACTGTCACCGTTAGTCTCGGTAATGTAAAAATTGCTCTTTGATAGATTGATCTTCTGCCCGGAGACGGCCGAATATTCGTCTAAACAAGCTCTAACCCGTTGGATGGATTCCTTGGCCGCTTGCGTAAAGATAACAATATCATCAGCGTAGGCCAAATGACTAACCTCGGAGCATGCGCGTTTAGACTTGAAGGTCATTTCCATCTTTCCCAAAATAAGCTCATCCAACGCCCTTGATAGATATTCCGCTGCAATAATGAATAATGAAGGAGAGATAGGATCCCCTTGCCGCAAGCCATGAGTGGATTTGAAGAAACAAGCCGGTGCTCCATTGATTAACACCGAGAACCAACAATATCCAATGCATCTTCCAATGAGACTAAGAAATGTCTCTGGGAATCCCATACGGCGCATGACTTGGATCAAGAAAGGCCATTGTACCCGATCATAAGCCTTTGCCATATCAATCTTGATTGCAACGTTTGACGCGGGCCTCCTTCTATATAACTCGTGAAACATTTCTTGGGCTAAGATGACGTTGTCGTTTAGAAGCCTCCCTTTAATAAAACCACTTTGGTTCAGGGATATTACCTTAGGGAGGACGGGAGCCAGCCTTGAGGCAAGGAAttttgtgatgatcttgtttgAAACTTTGCAAAGACTAATTGGTCGATAGTCCGACCAAGATGTCGGGTTATCCTTCTTTGGTATTAGAACAATCATTGTCGCGGTGATGCTCCGTGGGAGAAAAGCCCCGTTAAAAAATTGTATTACCGCATCCCCCACATCCCGACCAATgatatcccaacaactatgatAGAAGGACGCGGTGAATCCGTCATGGCCCGGTGTGCTATCAGCCGAAATGCTCCATACTGCCCGTTTGATCTCCTCTTCATTGGGGGAAGTAGCGAGGCTCTCCAAGTCCGAGGCCTGTGGGTGTCGCCGAATCAAGTTCAAATCTGGATCGGCCAGAGGGAGAGCCGATGGTGCAAGTAACTCTTGAAAGAAGTTAGACACCGAGTCCTTGATCTCTCTTTCGTCAGTAATGGTTCGGTCTCCCGCTAGTATGCCATGGATTCAAAGACGAGCTCTCTTTTGTTTGACCCAACTTTGATAGAACTTCGTATTTCTGTCCCCCTCCTTGATCCACCGTACCGCTGCCCTCtgtctccaaaaatcctcctccattttTAGTAAGAGGATGTAGTCCGCAATAGCCTTATTTGCTCAGCATCTATTGGTCGGGGATGCATCTGCTTTGAAGGCTTGCTGGGCCTCTACGATAACTACCTCAGCCTCTTTAAGGTTAGATTGGAGGTTTCCAAAAGTCGCTCTATTCCACTCTTTAAGGACTTTCTTAAGCCTTGCGAGCTTGATTTGCAAATTAAGTAGTCCTCCGGCCTTGGTGGGTTGGCTCCAACTGGATTCCACGACTCCTCGAAACCTCTCGTGTCTCAAccacatgttctggaatcgGAAGTTCCTACCTTGCTCCCCTGTCACCTCTGTTTTGCATCGAACCAGGATAAGACCATGATCCGAGGCGACGCGAGGCAGGTTCGTGATTCTTGTTGCCTCGAAAACGCTAGTCCACTGCTCATTTATAAAAACTCTGTCAAGCCTCTCAAATAGGTTGTTCTTTGCCCAAGTGAAAGGTGCACCGTCAAAGCCCACATCGACCAGTCTACAATCTTCGATTGCTTCCGCGAAGTCCAACATCTCTGCTTGCCTATTAGACTCGCTCCCGGACCTATCTCGTGGGTTAAGAATGGTGTTTAAGTCCCCTCCAATAATCCACGACCGACTCTCCAAGTTGTCCGCAAGATCCCGCAATTTGTCCCAGAGTGGATATCTTTCCGCGCGAGTACACTTAGCATAGATAGCCGTGACCGCCACAGGTTGGCTGCATGCCTCCAAGCGAAGAATATCGTGGAGAGCTTGCTCGGAGTCATCAATAACATCAAAGTGAACTCCCTCTCTAGTAAAGATCCAAATTTTCCCCGACGTGTTAGCGCCTTTGAAGTTGAGTCCGAAAAGCTTTGAATACAACTCCGGGTTTGGCGCGGTGAGAGGTTCCATTATTGCCATGAAGGAAATATTATGAACAACAATTAGTCTTTTGATAACGTTGCGGGCCGAGGTTTTCACAACCCCGCACATTCCAAAACAAAAGGTTACAAGACATAATTAATTGGATGATGACTTACCCGAGCGGGATGAAGACCGCCCTGTTACATCCATCTTCCGATCATTTTTGTGCCTTGAATTCTCGCCGAGGCAAGAGGTTACATCCTCCCCCGTGTTCAGGATAGATTGCACCACAATTTCCATTCCAATCACCTCATCTTCCTCGGGGTGATCCGTTTCATAGGCTTCTTTCTCCATGAGTGTGCATGGTATTGATTAATGCTCATGAAGTTTCCTAGGTCCCCCTCGGATGCCATCGATCCATCCTCCTCTTGACCCCTAGCCGGGGTGCCTCGTTTGATTGGAGATGAAGGTCCGCTTGAGGCCTTGCGTGCGGAGCGTCCACGAGGTTGCCAACACCTATTCCCCTTATTACTCGATCCACCGGCCCCATTATGAGGACCTCTCTCCCCCCATTGTCTCGGCTCAAGAACATCCGGAATGCATGTGTCCGAGTAAGATGGGACCTCTTGAACTACCGAAACCAGGGCCGTGGGAATGGGCTGTATACTTGCCTCCTCCTTTTCCGGACGATGCCATTCCGTGATTACCTTGTTTCCATTATGGTGAAGCGATTTTCCAGCCGTATTGTGATTTGTCTCCGAGTTCCTCCTCGCCATCGGGATGTTGTAGTTCCGCTTTGGAGGCTTCTCATTCTTACCCGAGGCATAACATGTTACGGCCGAATGGCCCACGTGCCGACACTCCAAACAAAACGCaggtatcttgtcccattttATTAGCTGTTGCACGATCAATTTGGATCGGGTTTCCTAAGAGTTTTCCAATCGCAAACAAGGCCGAATGATCATAGAGATGGATAGGAAGGCCAATAAGGTTACACCATATGGCTGCTATCGGTGACTCGCAATAAACGTCGAAGTCCGGAGTCCACTTAAAGACTCGCATTAGGTGTCTATCCACGTACCACACCGGGGTATCCTTCGGACCATTAAGCAACCTCGCATAGTCATTAAGATCATCTAGTTGTATTAGCACATGCTTtgcgttaatatatttccaattcCAACCTCTAACAAACTTCATATTGTCTAAGGCTTTATGAATTTGGCTTGAAGCCGGAATGGAATGTGAAAACTTACCTACAATAGCAAATCCCAACGTGT
Encoded here:
- the LOC121754526 gene encoding uncharacterized protein LOC121754526, yielding MLDFAEAIEDCRLVDVGFDGAPFTWAKNNLFERLDRVFINEQWTSVFEATRITNLPRVASDHGLILVRCKTEVTGEQGRNFRFQNMWLRHERFRGVVESSWSQPTKAGGLLNLQIKLARLKKVLKEWNRATFGNLQSNLKEAEVVIVEAQQAFKADASPTNRC